The genomic interval TCCACAGAAATGGTTGATTTACCAGAACCAGACAAGCCGGTGAACCATACAACAGCGCTCTTACGGTTATTTAGCTGCTGCCGGTGTGCTTTCGTTACTTTCGAGTCATGCCAGACAATATTTTCTGATTTAGCCATGTCCATTCCTCCTCTATTAAAACCATACATTATAAATAATCAATACCGATGTCACCATCACCATGAGACTGAGGGGCAGCCCTACTTTCATATAATCCGTGAACGTATAGCCGCCGGGCTCGTACACAATCAGGTTCGTCTGATAACCGATAGGTGTAATAAAACTGGCGGATGCGGCAATGGCAATGACCACCGCAAACCCGGCCGAATCCACGCCTACCGTTTCAGCCATTTCAATTCCGATGGGCAGCATCAATACTGCCGATGCTGTATTGGTAATCATTTCAGTAAACAAATTCGTCAAAAAATAAACAATAAACAATAGCGCCAGTAATCCTAGCGGCTGGCCGATCTCTAGCAATCCGTTTGCAATCCAATCCGCAAGACCGGTTTTTCGCATAGCAGTGCCGATTCCTAACGCACTTGCAATTAAGAGCAGCACGCTAAGGTACATTGGGCCAGGGGGTTCTGGCTGGGGTGCGGTGGTTTTAAATGGTTGATTTTCGGCGGCGGCCGAAAATCCTTTCTTTAGCCCGAAAGCACCAGAAGCTTGGGTCTAATTCCTTTCTGTACCGGCAATGCTGGAACCAGAGGAGGGATGGGAATTGGTAGTTGATTATAATCTTATGTTTGGATTGGATAAGCAGGTGCACTTTTTCAGCTATACCGCTCTTTCCGCGTTTCTGGGAATCATGGTGATGCTCCTGTCTGATCGGAAATCTGTCAAAAAAAGACTTAGCTATTTATGGATGGTGTTGGTGACGATCGGAACGGCGGAAGAATATCGGCAATATATGGTCCCTGGCAGGAGTGCGGAGTTTTTGGATGCGATTGCGAATATGCTTGGAATATCTATCGGCTTAGCCATCCCCATGCTGATTGCATACAGACATCATTTTCTTGTTAAAAGGTTGGCTCTATATAGTATTGTTTTCATTCCGATGCTGCTGGGCTTGTTGTTTTTGAACGAACGTCCATTTATCACCATGGAGGAACCCATTCAAGCACAGTTGAAGAAGGTCGTGGCGTTTATTGGCGGATGAGGGAACCGGGGGACCGCGGGGGCGGCGGTGCCAGACACTTGCACAATTCAGAATTGTGTGGGTGCCTGGCACTTGGTCGAAAATCATCGGAACGGGCATGAAAAGAGGCCGCTCCATCGCCATGAAGGGGCCTCTTTTTTAGAAGGAACTATTAGTAAAAGAATGGGAAAAATAGACGGTTTATTCCATAGAACGGAAACCGGTGACGTCTGAAACGACGATATCTTCTAGGATAACCGTATCCACCGTAGCCGCCATAACCTCCGTAGCCGTATCCATCATATCCACCATAATTTCCGTAGCCACCATAACCAAAGCCGCCGTATTGTCGGTCCATTTCTTCCTCTCTTTCCATATCACCATATGGCATGAGCAATACGACGCTGTTCTCATCGAAATCTTCAATAATCCCATCACACATATATCCATCCATTGTTTGCACTTGCACAAAATACAAATGGTAATTTTTACACATATCATACATTTGTTTGGTGTGGGTGTTCTGATCCATGTATTGCGGTTTTACGTTTGTGTAAGGACTCGTGTGCTGAGGGCCGCATCCCTGATTATAAGGCATTCCATGTTGATGGTGTTGCATCGTATCATCCCTTTCATTTTGACTCACTCCTAAGGTATTCAGCCCACGGGCAAATGTGACACGGGGTGCGGGGGGGGGGGTGCGGTGCGGCGGTGCCAGGCACTTTAACAATTCTGAATTGTTAAAGTGCCTGGCACCAAAATAGATAGTTGTACAAGTATATCTATCTATACAATTATCTTTTACTTGAATATATATAAATGTAAGGAGCTTGTTCCTTGCAAGGGGACCTCCTAATAATTGGAAAGGAAAATTTAGATGACGAAAAAATATCACCATTACAACAAGTGTGGTTGTCAGAAGGGGCAGTACTGTCATAAGTGTAAACCGCAGCATCCTGATCAGGGAGCTATTGTGCAACGCGTGGTCTGCTCGAAAGAAGTGCAAAAGTCAGCAGAGCTTCTTCTTCCGGCAGCACTCGGCCCGCTCAGCGAGACCGGTGTTAATGGTATAACACCCGGTTCATTGATTGGAGGAATTGAGCAGTTACTTGGGCTGACGGGAGGTGCACTTGTCAATATTCGCGTATCGCCTGATTTCACAGCTATTCAGCAGGAAGCAACAGTTATTAAAGACAAAGTGATTAATATGGGGTATATTCCTGCCACGTTGGATGTCGTCGTAACCGGCGGAACCGTTACACTTAGTATACCTGTCCGCATCTTTTTCCAAGAGCATACGGATTGTCCCGGCGCTCGTCCCGGAGACCAAATCATCGAAACAGATCCAGTTGTCGAGGCTGACTTTTACCAGGATTTATTAACGACGGATGCAAGTGGCAGTACGGTTGTTAATTTGCTGTTATTCAAAGCCATCGTGTGCTCGCACCTAACCATCTACCGTCCAGCCATTGAAAAGAACGGTGAACTTTGCGATATCGACTCTTGCTCCTCACCGGATGGCCCCGTCACTATTAAATCCCCATAACATTCATCCTGGACAAGCCACCATTTGCCGTAACGTAGCACATGATGTGAGACAAGCCTTGCAATCGAAAGTGGCTGTGCTGTTTATTTAGCACAGCCGCTTTTTGTATTGGTATGGTAGATTTTCGGCGGTGGCCGAAAATCATCTTTTGGGTGCGGCGCGAACCGCGGGGACAGGTTCATTGGGGCGGTGCGTGTCGCTCGAGTTCGGGTGCGCGCCGCTCGAGTGGACGGGCCTGTCGCTCGAGTTGGGGTGCGTGTCGCTCGAGTTCGGCCCGCTGTCGCTCGAGTTGCGGTGCGTGTCGCTCGAGTTCGGGCCGCTGTCGCTCGAGTTAGATGACCCTTTTCTAAATGGTCGATTTTCGGCCCTCGCCGAAAATCATCTGCCTTTGGGCACATACACAATTCTGAATTATCAAAGTGCCTGGCACCATGCACGAAAAAACCAACAGGAAAATCGGGAGGTTAGGCCATGCGCCTGTTTAAACATCCCTCTCTTTTCCTGCTGGCTTTTCAACTTATTTTGCTGGGTTCATTGCTTCTTTTTCTTTTGCTTCAAGGCGGCGCTGATGCAAAATTGGTTCGGTATAGCCGCTTGGTTGCTCACGGCCTTTGAATACCAGGTCACATGCCGCCTGGAATGCAACCGAATCATCATAATCAGGCGCCATTGGACGGTATGCAAGGTCACCTGCATTTTGTTTATCAACAATTTTGGCCATTCGCTTCAATGTGTCCATCATTTGATCCTCCGTGCAGATGTCGTGATAAAGCCAATTAGCAAGCATTTGGCTGGAGATGCGCAATGTTGCACGATCCTCCATCAAGGCAACATCATTAATGTCGGGGACTTTGGAACAGCCGACGCCCTGCTCGACCCAACGGACGACATAGCCGAGCAATGTCTGTGCACTGTTATCCATCTCTTGCTGGATTTCTTCAGCCGTCCACCATTTTGCGTCACCCGCTACCGGTATGTGTAACATATCATGCTTGTAATTGTCCAGATGATTTTTTTCAATATCTTCTTGTACATCGTTTACATTCACCTGATGGTAATGCAGTGCGTGCAACGTCGCTGCGGTTGGTGACGGTACCCATGCCGTGTTGCCGCCTGCTTTCAGATGTCCGATCTTCTGCTCGAGCATATCCGCCATCAAGTCCGGCATTGCCCACATGCCTTTCCCGATTTGCGCTTTTCCTTTCAATCCGGCAGCAAGACCAACACGGACATTATTTTTTTCATAGCCATTCAGCCAAGTCGATGTTTTCATGTCACCTTTTTTGATCATCGGACCTGCTTCCATGGATGTGTGAATTTCATCCCCGGTACGATCAAGGAAACCGGTGTTAATGAATACGACGCGTTCGCGCACTTCATAAATGCAGTTTTTCAGGTTCAAGCTTGTTCGGCGCTCTTCGTCCATCAAGCCGATTTTCAGCGTATTGCGCGCCATGTCGAGCATATCTTCAATACGTGCAAACAATTCATTGGCAAAAGCCGCTTCTTTTGATCCGTGCATTTTCGGTTTCACAATGTAAACAGACCCCGTTTGTGAATTTTGATACGGGCCGTTGCCGAGCAGGCTGTGTTTTGCCATCAGGCTTGTGAATACACCATCCATGATCCCTTCGAACACTTCTTCACCATTTTCATCAAGCATGGCGCTGTTCGTCATCAAGTGCCCAACATTACGCACAAACATGAGCACACGGCCGTTCAATTTCACTTCTTCCCCGTTCGGGCCGGTGTACGTACGATCAGGATTTAACTCGCGTGTCACGTCTTTTCCGTTTTTTGAAAATGTGGCCGTCAAGTCACCGCGATTCAAACCGAGCCAGTTACGATAGATCAGCGTTTTGTCTTCTGCATCAACTGCGGCCACGGAGTCTTCACAGTCCATAATGCTTGATGTCGCCGACTCCAGGAACACATCTTTCACACCAGCTGGGTCCGTTTTACCGATTGGATGATTCGGATCAATTTGAATCTCCGCGTGCAACCCGTTGTGCTTGAGTAAAATCGTCTCCGGCTGACCGGCAGACCCCTGGAAACCGGCGAACTGCTCCGTATCTTTCAGGCCGGTTGTCTCGCCATTTGCAAGTGTTACAACGAGTGTTCCGTTTTGGATGGTATAGTTCTTAGCATCCTTATGAGAGGCCGCTTCGAGTGGTACATGTTCATCAAGAAAGTTTTTAGCAAAAGCGATCACTTTTTCCCCGCGGACAGGGTTATAGGAAGCAGTCTTCTCAGCCCCATCCTCTTCACTGATTACATCGGTTCCGTAGAGGGCGTCATAGAGCGATCCCCAGCGTGCATTGGCAGCGTTCAGGGCATAACGTGCATTATCAATCGGCACGACAAGCTGCGGTCCCGCCTGATGCGTAATGACCTCATCCACATGGTCCGTTGTGATGTTGAAATCCGCCACTTCAGGCTCCAAATAACCGATATCTTCAAGGAATGATTGATAGGTGTCTAAATCAACCGCATTATTTTCCTTATGCCACGCATCAATCTGCTTTTGTATGGTATCCCGTTCATGCAGCAATGCTTTATTTTTTGGTGTCAAATCAGCCACGAGCTTCCCCAGTTCCTGCCAGAATGTTGCCTGATCAAGTCCTGTTCCGGGAAGCGCCTCTGAATTCACAAAATCATAAAGTTCTTTGGCCACTTGCAGATTGCCTGTTTTGATATAATCTGTCATCCCGAATCCTCCCCCTTAATCCTTTTCTATAGTGTACTGCAAGCGTACCAAAAACAAAAATACATGTTTTGCATGTACCCTATTCCTTTTAGTTATACCTTGACGTATAATAGACATAATAATCAGAACAAGTGGACCAGGGGGACAGGCACACTGGTCCGCCCAAAGTGGTCCAAGGTTCCTGTCCCCCTGGGCCTTCCTGGACCTTCTGTTGCGAGTAATTTTTATAAA from Lentibacillus cibarius carries:
- a CDS encoding SLC13 family permease — encoded protein: MYLSVLLLIASALGIGTAMRKTGLADWIANGLLEIGQPLGLLALLFIVYFLTNLFTEMITNTASAVLMLPIGIEMAETVGVDSAGFAVVIAIAASASFITPIGYQTNLIVYEPGGYTFTDYMKVGLPLSLMVMVTSVLIIYNVWF
- a CDS encoding VanZ family protein, which translates into the protein MVVDYNLMFGLDKQVHFFSYTALSAFLGIMVMLLSDRKSVKKRLSYLWMVLVTIGTAEEYRQYMVPGRSAEFLDAIANMLGISIGLAIPMLIAYRHHFLVKRLALYSIVFIPMLLGLLFLNERPFITMEEPIQAQLKKVVAFIGG
- a CDS encoding malate synthase G — encoded protein: MTDYIKTGNLQVAKELYDFVNSEALPGTGLDQATFWQELGKLVADLTPKNKALLHERDTIQKQIDAWHKENNAVDLDTYQSFLEDIGYLEPEVADFNITTDHVDEVITHQAGPQLVVPIDNARYALNAANARWGSLYDALYGTDVISEEDGAEKTASYNPVRGEKVIAFAKNFLDEHVPLEAASHKDAKNYTIQNGTLVVTLANGETTGLKDTEQFAGFQGSAGQPETILLKHNGLHAEIQIDPNHPIGKTDPAGVKDVFLESATSSIMDCEDSVAAVDAEDKTLIYRNWLGLNRGDLTATFSKNGKDVTRELNPDRTYTGPNGEEVKLNGRVLMFVRNVGHLMTNSAMLDENGEEVFEGIMDGVFTSLMAKHSLLGNGPYQNSQTGSVYIVKPKMHGSKEAAFANELFARIEDMLDMARNTLKIGLMDEERRTSLNLKNCIYEVRERVVFINTGFLDRTGDEIHTSMEAGPMIKKGDMKTSTWLNGYEKNNVRVGLAAGLKGKAQIGKGMWAMPDLMADMLEQKIGHLKAGGNTAWVPSPTAATLHALHYHQVNVNDVQEDIEKNHLDNYKHDMLHIPVAGDAKWWTAEEIQQEMDNSAQTLLGYVVRWVEQGVGCSKVPDINDVALMEDRATLRISSQMLANWLYHDICTEDQMMDTLKRMAKIVDKQNAGDLAYRPMAPDYDDSVAFQAACDLVFKGREQPSGYTEPILHQRRLEAKEKEAMNPAK